In Planococcus sp. MB-3u-03, the DNA window CCCGCCGCAACGAAAGAAGATATGGAGACGTGCATCGAGGCAGCTAAATCAGGCGCAGAAGTTGCTGCACGGATGCCGGTCGTTGAACGCATGCAAATTATCGGGAAAGCAGCGAATTATATCGAAACGAACGCAGAACATTATGCGCGCACCATCGCCAAAGAAAGCAGCAAAACCATTCGCGAAGCTCGGAAAGAAGTGGGACGGGCAGTTGAAACTTTGCGCTTGAGCGCAGAAGAAGCAAGGCGCATCACCGGTGAAACGATTCCGTTCGACCAATCGCCCGGCGGAATCGGTAAAGTCGGTTATTACCGGCGCTTTCCGCTCGGCATCATCGGGGCGATCACGCCGTTTAACGACCCGCTGAATCTGGTGGCGCACAAAGTCGGCCCAGCGATTGCATCGGGCAATGCCATTATCGTCAAACCGGCAACTGTCACGCCGCTCAGCGCGCTGTTATTGGCGCAAGCCTTTTCACACGCGGGGCTGCCGGAAAAAATTCTTTCTGTTATCACCGGGCGAGGCGGAGAAATCGGCGATGTCTTAGTCGAACATCCGGCTGTCCGGATGATCAGCTTTACCGGAGGCGTCGAGACCGGGCTTGCGATCACCAAAAAAGCAGGGCTGAAAAAAGTGGGCATGGAACTCGGATCGAATTCGCCGGTCATCGTCTTGCAAGACGCCGATTTGGAAGACGCGGTGGCGTCATCTGTCTCGGGCGCATTTTGGGCAGCCGGGCAAAATTGCCTCGGCGTACAGCGGGTCTATGTTGAAGATTCTGTATTCGATCTGTTTAAAGAACGATTCGTCGAGCAAACGGAACGCTATATCGTCGGCGATAAGCAATCCGAAATGACGGATATGGGACCGTTGATTACAGAAAAAGAAGCGAAGCGTGTCGAAGGGCTGGTCCAGGAAGCGTTGGATAAAGGTGCTACGCTCGAGACGGGCGGCGAGCGTGACGGCGCATTTTACTCGCCGACGGTACTCGCCGATGTGCCTGCAGATTGCACGCTCGCAGCAGAAGAAATCTTCGGCCCGGTCGTATTGCTCTATCGAGTGGCTGGTTTGGATGAAGCGATCGAACGGGCAAATGCCGTCGATTATGGGCTGCAGGCCGGAATCTTTACGAAAAATCTCGACTATGCCCACCGTGCGATCGAAGAACTCGAAGTGGGCGGTGTCATGATCAATGACAGCAGCGATTTCCGGATCGATGCCATGCCGTTCGGCGGCGTTAAGCAATCGGGGCTCGGCAGGGAAGGCGTCAAATTTGCCGTCCAGGAAATGACTGACACGAAAGTGGTCTGCTTTAAATTGGGATAGCTGAAGCACGAAGCGCATAGCCGGAAAGCTATGTGCTTTTTCATTGTTATAGCGCACTATGTAAATTTAGGCGTCGAATTAATCAATAATGGGCAGAAAAGCTTTTATATCATATGAAAGCGGATACATATATAATATCTGTGACAAATTGTGAAATATTATTATTAATTATCGTTTTATTCGTTGAATTCTGAAAAATGTCCTCTATAATAAAGAGAAACTCAAATCAGCCAGGAAATCACTTCC includes these proteins:
- a CDS encoding aldehyde dehydrogenase family protein; translated protein: MATHVEGRKMFLAGEWVDGKQWIDVTDPQDGSLVDRVPAATKEDMETCIEAAKSGAEVAARMPVVERMQIIGKAANYIETNAEHYARTIAKESSKTIREARKEVGRAVETLRLSAEEARRITGETIPFDQSPGGIGKVGYYRRFPLGIIGAITPFNDPLNLVAHKVGPAIASGNAIIVKPATVTPLSALLLAQAFSHAGLPEKILSVITGRGGEIGDVLVEHPAVRMISFTGGVETGLAITKKAGLKKVGMELGSNSPVIVLQDADLEDAVASSVSGAFWAAGQNCLGVQRVYVEDSVFDLFKERFVEQTERYIVGDKQSEMTDMGPLITEKEAKRVEGLVQEALDKGATLETGGERDGAFYSPTVLADVPADCTLAAEEIFGPVVLLYRVAGLDEAIERANAVDYGLQAGIFTKNLDYAHRAIEELEVGGVMINDSSDFRIDAMPFGGVKQSGLGREGVKFAVQEMTDTKVVCFKLG